A portion of the Tenacibaculum todarodis genome contains these proteins:
- a CDS encoding bi-domain-containing oxidoreductase, which yields MKQILQSFKTGITELAELPSPKVKSGQVLIKTTRSLVSLGTERMLVEFGKASLIQKARQQPDKVKMVLDKIKTEGLMPTIETVFNKLEQPLPLGYCNVGEVFAVGNGVTDFKVGDRVASNGQHAEFVSVPQNLVAHIPDNISDEEAAFTVIGSIGLQGIRLVNPTMGETVVVIGLGLIGLLTAEMLVANGCKVIGYDLDDTKVEIAKSKGVIAFNPLKGNDPVKFVNSHTNNVGADAVLITASAKTNDIISQAAHMSRKRGRIVLVGVIGLDISRADFYEKELSFQVSCSYGPGRYDDDYEFKGMDYPLPFVRWTEKRNFETILQLISTGKLDVKGLISEVIPLEEYDKIYGDIGNSKSIASIIKYNENNTPEHTIIVNKKENAPTKGGIGIIGAGNFTKMTMLPALKGTNANIKHIVSSGGVNGTALAQKHNIAQSTTDYDLVLDDKDVDLVMITTRHNLHADMVINALEKGKHVFVEKPLALNNEELVAIEESYSKNNGTLMIGFNRRFSPHTQKIKSLVGNAPMNIVATMNAGAIPPEVWVHDMAIGGGRIIGEACHYLDLMVFLSGSKIKAVCMNALGENPAENTDNASILVKMENGSTGVVNYFANGAKSYAKEHLEVFSQEKVLIMDNFIKTSGYGVKGFSKLKTKLDKGHKAQFGQIVEKIKQGSVELIPYEELINVTKASFAAIQSLKEGSWVTID from the coding sequence ATGAAACAAATACTACAATCCTTTAAAACAGGAATTACAGAATTAGCAGAATTACCATCTCCAAAGGTAAAGTCTGGTCAAGTACTTATAAAAACTACACGTAGTTTAGTATCATTAGGTACTGAACGTATGTTAGTAGAGTTTGGTAAGGCGTCTTTGATACAAAAAGCACGTCAGCAACCAGATAAAGTAAAAATGGTTTTAGATAAAATTAAAACTGAAGGTTTAATGCCGACAATTGAAACTGTCTTTAACAAGTTAGAACAACCTTTACCTTTAGGTTATTGTAATGTAGGAGAGGTGTTTGCTGTAGGAAATGGTGTTACAGATTTTAAAGTTGGAGATCGAGTGGCTTCAAATGGACAACACGCAGAATTTGTTTCTGTACCACAAAACTTAGTTGCCCACATTCCAGATAATATTTCTGATGAAGAAGCTGCATTTACAGTAATTGGTTCTATTGGTTTACAAGGAATTCGTCTAGTAAATCCAACAATGGGAGAAACTGTTGTTGTAATTGGTTTGGGCTTAATTGGTTTGTTAACAGCAGAAATGTTAGTTGCAAACGGTTGTAAAGTTATTGGTTACGATTTAGACGATACAAAAGTAGAAATTGCAAAAAGTAAAGGAGTAATTGCTTTTAATCCTTTAAAAGGAAACGATCCAGTAAAGTTTGTAAATAGTCATACAAATAATGTTGGTGCAGACGCAGTTTTAATTACCGCTTCAGCAAAAACAAATGATATTATCTCTCAAGCTGCTCACATGAGTAGAAAAAGAGGAAGAATTGTTTTAGTAGGTGTAATAGGTTTAGATATTTCTAGAGCAGATTTTTACGAAAAAGAATTAAGTTTTCAAGTTTCTTGTTCTTATGGTCCTGGTCGTTATGATGATGATTATGAGTTTAAAGGGATGGATTATCCGTTACCATTTGTTCGTTGGACAGAAAAAAGAAATTTTGAAACTATTTTACAATTAATTTCTACTGGAAAATTAGACGTTAAAGGATTAATTTCTGAAGTTATTCCGTTAGAAGAATACGATAAAATTTATGGAGATATTGGTAATTCAAAATCAATAGCTTCAATCATAAAATATAACGAAAACAATACTCCAGAACATACAATTATAGTCAATAAAAAAGAGAACGCACCAACAAAAGGTGGTATCGGAATTATTGGTGCAGGTAACTTTACAAAGATGACAATGTTACCAGCTTTAAAAGGAACGAATGCTAATATTAAGCATATTGTTTCTTCAGGAGGTGTAAACGGAACAGCGTTAGCGCAAAAACATAATATTGCACAAAGTACTACAGATTACGATTTAGTTTTAGATGATAAAGATGTAGATTTAGTTATGATTACTACGCGTCATAATTTGCACGCAGATATGGTAATTAATGCTTTAGAAAAAGGGAAACATGTTTTTGTTGAAAAGCCTTTGGCTTTAAATAACGAAGAATTAGTTGCTATTGAAGAATCTTACAGTAAGAATAACGGAACATTAATGATTGGTTTTAACCGTCGTTTTTCTCCACATACACAAAAGATAAAATCGTTAGTAGGTAATGCGCCAATGAATATTGTTGCAACTATGAATGCGGGAGCAATACCGCCAGAAGTTTGGGTGCACGATATGGCAATTGGTGGTGGGAGAATTATAGGTGAAGCTTGTCATTATTTAGATTTGATGGTTTTCTTATCTGGAAGTAAAATAAAAGCAGTTTGTATGAATGCTTTAGGAGAAAATCCAGCAGAAAATACTGACAATGCTTCAATTTTAGTAAAGATGGAAAATGGCTCTACTGGAGTTGTAAATTATTTTGCAAACGGAGCAAAATCTTACGCGAAAGAACATTTAGAGGTTTTTTCTCAAGAAAAAGTTTTAATTATGGATAACTTTATTAAGACTTCAGGTTACGGAGTTAAAGGTTTTTCAAAATTAAAAACGAAGTTAGATAAAGGACATAAAGCGCAATTTGGTCAGATTGTAGAAAAGATAAAACAAGGCTCTGTAGAGTTAATTCCATATGAAGAATTAATAAACGTAACCAAAGCAAGTTTTGCTGCAATACAAAGTTTAAAAGAAGGTTCTTGGGTAACTATAGATTAG
- a CDS encoding chondroitinase-B domain-containing protein: protein MYNNFSYLIGLLLIFSFCSVPVKKEKCISFYDLDKVALNEGAVIYIEAGTYKDLSCKLKNKNFTKQVVIKPKKKGKVIIQGNSLLKLENCSNIKLEGFQFKNVAESTIVLSNSNNISIHNNFFNECGSYPTHAIIRMVNKVYNNTISNNTFNKSKAMCIAMFTKNISPIDSLNKNNLIYRNIFSNIASVKDAYPNAKTTNGMEAIMLGTGVGATLNYNLDNKVIENLFINIIGDRQEIISNKTSGNKILRNSFVNNLSGLTLRSGNNVLVKDNYFKKTKRGIRVFGENHIIENNFIEGADYAFRLPRTNSSKKVKYLEKGYQQQQKVAIINNKVLGINKAVINFNEGNSDFYAEDINFNQNTLYLKSKIKPVVYPSSRNKIDEYNNIIYNTVEEDFVFNKWISSFKSYKSYLSIEDKGCLWQKVELKLETYKN, encoded by the coding sequence ATGTATAATAATTTTAGTTATCTTATTGGTTTGCTTCTTATATTTAGCTTTTGTTCTGTACCAGTTAAAAAAGAAAAATGTATTTCGTTTTATGATTTAGATAAAGTAGCGTTAAATGAAGGAGCTGTAATTTATATAGAGGCCGGAACTTATAAAGACTTATCGTGTAAATTAAAAAACAAAAATTTTACCAAGCAAGTTGTTATAAAGCCTAAAAAGAAAGGTAAAGTTATAATACAAGGAAATTCTTTACTTAAATTAGAAAACTGTTCTAATATAAAGCTTGAAGGGTTTCAATTTAAAAATGTAGCTGAATCTACCATTGTATTAAGTAATTCTAATAATATTAGTATCCATAATAATTTTTTTAATGAGTGTGGTAGTTACCCAACACATGCAATTATAAGAATGGTAAATAAAGTGTACAATAACACAATATCTAATAATACTTTTAATAAAAGTAAAGCAATGTGTATTGCTATGTTTACCAAAAATATATCTCCAATAGATAGTTTAAATAAGAATAATTTAATTTATAGAAATATTTTTAGCAATATAGCGTCCGTAAAAGATGCATATCCTAACGCAAAAACCACTAATGGTATGGAAGCTATTATGTTAGGTACAGGAGTTGGAGCAACATTAAATTATAATTTAGATAATAAGGTAATAGAAAATCTTTTTATAAACATAATAGGAGATAGACAAGAAATTATTAGTAATAAAACTTCAGGCAATAAGATACTTAGAAATAGCTTTGTAAACAACCTTTCAGGTTTAACTTTAAGGTCTGGTAATAACGTACTTGTAAAAGATAATTATTTTAAAAAAACAAAAAGAGGTATTAGAGTCTTTGGAGAAAACCATATTATAGAAAACAATTTTATTGAAGGAGCAGATTATGCTTTTAGGTTACCAAGAACCAATTCGTCTAAAAAAGTTAAATATTTAGAAAAAGGGTACCAGCAACAACAAAAGGTAGCTATAATAAATAATAAAGTTTTAGGAATTAACAAAGCCGTTATTAATTTTAATGAAGGAAATTCTGATTTTTATGCAGAAGATATTAACTTTAACCAAAATACACTTTATTTAAAATCAAAAATCAAGCCAGTTGTTTATCCAAGTAGTCGAAACAAAATTGATGAGTATAATAATATTATTTACAACACTGTAGAAGAAGACTTTGTATTTAATAAATGGATAAGTAGTTTTAAAAGTTATAAATCTTACTTATCTATAGAAGATAAAGGTTGCTTATGGCAAAAAGTAGAATTAAAATTAGAAACCTATAAAAATTAG
- a CDS encoding polysaccharide pyruvyl transferase family protein, protein MNKKKVFISGYYGFNNVGDDLLLLSLTNYLLSQNNISKISIVVKEIAAKPLQLDKSIKVIEAPVFKGNKITRILKTILAEIKHLRENDIYIFGGGTRLFETKNRKYQSLLIKYLFLQYNALFLHKKVYHLGIGIGDVKSKFGKYLLKRILNLSSFIYLRDKKSYSIAESYVKKQQKISLGSDLFFLSKKPQVKKIDKVEKIGLSIFNYFGYISDDVNKKDIFIEKWIAIIKDILNKNPNIEISLFSFQKKYGGNDEVFNQKIMESINSPRLYHVKYTTNTNNVLNKIHELDLCIGMRYHFCLVALYYNIPVLGINYQPKILNEFKDLGIDQFCFEINEFLNSSSLLENKIDGIIKDVNKTKQNFSEAFLKINKRHLTLKEQLDTILFQFNERK, encoded by the coding sequence ATGAATAAAAAAAAGGTTTTTATATCAGGTTATTATGGGTTTAATAATGTTGGAGATGATTTATTATTATTATCACTAACAAATTACTTGTTATCTCAAAATAATATTTCCAAAATATCTATAGTTGTAAAAGAAATAGCAGCAAAACCATTACAATTAGATAAAAGTATAAAGGTTATAGAAGCTCCTGTTTTTAAAGGAAATAAAATTACACGAATTTTAAAAACAATTTTAGCAGAAATTAAACATCTAAGAGAAAATGATATTTATATTTTTGGAGGAGGTACAAGATTGTTTGAAACAAAAAACAGAAAATATCAATCTTTACTTATAAAGTATTTGTTTTTACAATATAATGCGTTATTTCTTCATAAAAAGGTATATCATTTAGGTATTGGTATTGGAGATGTAAAAAGTAAGTTTGGTAAATATCTATTAAAAAGAATATTGAATTTATCTAGTTTTATTTACCTAAGAGACAAAAAATCTTACAGTATAGCAGAAAGCTATGTTAAAAAGCAACAAAAAATTTCGTTAGGTTCAGATTTGTTTTTTTTAAGCAAAAAACCTCAAGTTAAAAAGATAGATAAGGTTGAGAAAATTGGGTTATCAATATTTAATTATTTTGGGTATATTTCTGATGATGTTAACAAGAAAGATATATTTATAGAAAAATGGATTGCTATAATTAAAGACATATTAAACAAAAATCCTAACATAGAAATTTCGTTATTTTCATTTCAAAAAAAATATGGAGGTAATGATGAGGTTTTCAACCAAAAAATTATGGAGTCTATAAACTCACCTAGACTTTATCATGTAAAATATACAACCAACACTAATAATGTGTTAAATAAAATACATGAATTAGATTTATGTATAGGTATGAGATATCATTTTTGTTTGGTAGCATTATATTATAATATACCCGTTTTAGGTATTAATTATCAGCCAAAAATTCTTAATGAATTTAAGGATCTTGGTATAGATCAATTTTGTTTTGAAATTAATGAGTTTTTAAATTCTTCAAGTTTATTAGAAAACAAAATAGATGGCATTATAAAAGATGTAAATAAAACAAAACAAAATTTCTCAGAAGCTTTCCTTAAAATTAACAAAAGGCATCTAACATTAAAAGAGCAATTAGACACTATTTTATTCCAATTTAATGAAAGAAAATAG
- a CDS encoding lipopolysaccharide biosynthesis protein has protein sequence MKKALISVTFFNFFAAGITFLINIILARLFPIAVFGRINLLLSLSAIFIIFFQFGFNNSMVVFYNKNKQDEADFDLLNYITKRYRNFLCFSIPILVLLFIVIDKYYQFSFWEILFLLSSTLFIAIYRFFSTYYQALGKWNKYNFLNVAINVLKGAVLVLGAIIMIYLFKNELNYEMYLKLYVLYGILLLFIGIIASHKIIGFKNKKTYNNKEFNGVLMSLGFTNIVIALTMRLDNVIIENFVGVEAVAIYSAANTLALIFPLITGSIMRVLMKEISRDSNYYLTKILKFQKKYFLHLIVLIGLIILVSPYLIELFFGERFRDSIRIFQILITVYVGGIFFTPLEAYFYNEQPKRIFTVKLIQFLLFFVMAIIMVQYYSIIGVALAVVFCRLIIWSYLYFLSRKRLKKVKI, from the coding sequence ATGAAAAAAGCACTTATATCAGTAACATTTTTTAATTTTTTTGCTGCAGGAATTACATTTCTTATAAATATAATTCTAGCAAGATTATTTCCTATTGCTGTTTTTGGTCGAATTAATTTATTACTATCTTTAAGTGCTATCTTTATTATATTTTTCCAATTTGGATTTAATAATTCAATGGTTGTTTTTTATAATAAAAATAAACAAGATGAAGCAGATTTCGATTTGCTAAATTATATAACAAAAAGGTATAGAAATTTTTTATGTTTTTCTATACCTATTTTAGTTTTACTATTTATAGTAATAGATAAATATTACCAATTTAGTTTTTGGGAAATATTATTTTTATTATCATCTACACTTTTTATTGCTATTTATCGTTTTTTTTCTACCTATTACCAAGCCCTGGGTAAATGGAATAAGTATAACTTTTTAAATGTTGCAATTAATGTATTAAAAGGAGCAGTACTTGTATTGGGAGCCATAATTATGATTTATTTATTTAAAAATGAATTAAATTATGAAATGTATTTAAAACTATACGTACTTTATGGTATACTATTATTATTTATTGGAATTATAGCATCCCATAAAATAATAGGGTTTAAGAATAAAAAGACATATAATAACAAAGAGTTTAATGGTGTTTTAATGTCTTTAGGCTTTACCAATATTGTTATAGCTTTAACAATGCGTTTAGATAATGTTATAATAGAAAACTTTGTTGGTGTAGAAGCTGTTGCAATATATTCTGCAGCAAATACATTGGCTTTAATTTTTCCATTAATAACCGGTTCTATAATGAGAGTTTTAATGAAAGAAATATCTAGAGACTCTAATTACTATTTAACTAAAATTTTAAAATTTCAGAAAAAATATTTTTTACACCTGATAGTATTAATTGGTTTAATAATATTAGTGAGCCCTTATTTAATAGAATTGTTTTTTGGAGAAAGATTTAGAGACTCTATAAGAATTTTTCAAATTTTAATAACTGTTTATGTAGGAGGTATATTTTTTACACCTTTAGAAGCATATTTTTATAACGAACAACCTAAAAGAATATTTACAGTAAAGCTAATACAATTCCTTTTGTTTTTTGTTATGGCAATTATTATGGTACAATACTATTCAATTATTGGAGTAGCATTAGCTGTAGTTTTTTGTAGGCTAATTATTTGGTCTTATTTATATTTCTTATCACGTAAAAGATTAAAAAAAGTAAAAATATAG
- the wecC gene encoding UDP-N-acetyl-D-mannosamine dehydrogenase → MSTVKVVTIGLGYIGLPTSALIAQNKIQVHGVDVNQHVVDTINKGKIHIVEPSLDIAVEQAVKNGFLKADIKPVVADTYLIVVPTPFKGNHEPDISYVETATKNIVPLLKEDDLYIIESTSPIGTTEKMMNLIYGERPELKGKLNIAYCPERVLPGNVMHELVHNDRVIGGVDDKSTQKALNFYKQFVKGELHATNARTAEMCKLTENSSRDVQIAFANELSLICDKADINVWELINLANKHPRVNILQPGCGVGGHCIAVDPYFIVSDYPMESKIIGTAREVNNYKSFWCAEKIQNEKLKFELEHGRKPKVALMGLAFKPNIDDLRESPAKYIAQKVLQNDSNGEYFIVEPNIEEHNVFKLTNYKEAVQEADIIALLVAHDEFKSIVFDSSKVVLDFCGTKK, encoded by the coding sequence ATGAGTACAGTAAAAGTAGTAACAATAGGATTAGGATATATAGGTTTACCAACCTCGGCATTAATTGCCCAAAACAAAATTCAAGTTCATGGTGTAGATGTTAACCAACATGTAGTAGACACTATTAATAAAGGTAAAATACATATTGTAGAACCAAGTTTAGATATTGCTGTAGAACAAGCTGTTAAAAACGGTTTTTTAAAAGCAGATATAAAACCAGTTGTAGCAGATACTTACTTAATTGTTGTTCCAACACCTTTTAAAGGAAACCACGAACCAGATATTTCTTATGTGGAAACGGCAACAAAAAATATTGTTCCACTTTTAAAAGAAGACGATTTATATATTATAGAATCTACTTCGCCAATTGGAACTACCGAGAAAATGATGAATTTAATATATGGAGAAAGACCAGAATTAAAAGGAAAACTAAATATTGCATATTGCCCTGAAAGAGTTTTACCAGGAAACGTAATGCACGAGTTAGTGCATAACGATAGAGTAATTGGAGGTGTAGATGACAAGTCTACCCAAAAAGCACTAAATTTTTATAAGCAATTTGTAAAAGGAGAGTTACACGCAACAAATGCCAGAACAGCAGAAATGTGTAAATTAACAGAGAATTCTTCTAGAGATGTTCAGATAGCTTTTGCAAATGAACTTTCTTTAATTTGTGACAAGGCAGATATTAATGTTTGGGAATTAATTAATTTAGCAAATAAACACCCTAGAGTTAATATACTACAACCAGGTTGTGGTGTTGGAGGACATTGTATTGCTGTAGATCCATACTTTATTGTTTCTGATTATCCAATGGAATCTAAAATTATTGGTACTGCAAGAGAAGTAAATAATTATAAATCTTTTTGGTGTGCAGAGAAAATTCAAAACGAAAAATTAAAATTTGAATTAGAACACGGAAGAAAACCTAAAGTTGCATTAATGGGGTTAGCTTTTAAACCAAACATTGATGACTTAAGAGAATCTCCAGCAAAATATATTGCACAAAAAGTATTGCAAAATGATAGCAATGGAGAATACTTTATAGTAGAACCAAATATTGAAGAACACAACGTATTTAAGTTAACTAATTATAAAGAAGCAGTACAAGAAGCAGATATTATAGCTTTATTAGTAGCTCATGATGAGTTTAAAAGTATAGTTTTTGATTCTAGTAAAGTAGTGTTAGATTTTTGTGGAACAAAAAAATAA
- the wecB gene encoding non-hydrolyzing UDP-N-acetylglucosamine 2-epimerase, giving the protein MKKRNLIIFGTRPEAIKMAPLVNQFLADDRFETKVCVTGQHREMLDQVLNFFDITPDYDLSLMKPNQNLYNLTGEVISGLKPILESFKPDFVYVHGDTTTTMAASIAGFYSGAKVCHVEAGLRTNNMLSPFPEEMNRQVAGRVATYHFAPTVKSEENLLKENTSKESIVVTGNTVIDALLESSNRVEDLDNEEVVALKEEINFNNRILLVTGHRRENHGQGFINICAALKEIALKNPTVEIIYPVHLNPNVLKPVNELLGDVNNIHLVKPLSYPSFVWLMNKSYLIITDSGGVQEEAPSLGKPVLVMRDTTERPEAVDAGTVILVGTNTDKIIKETQELLDNSTKYNSMSSLHNPYGDGKACQRIIDFISKI; this is encoded by the coding sequence ATGAAAAAAAGAAATTTAATTATTTTTGGTACTAGACCAGAAGCTATTAAGATGGCACCTTTAGTAAATCAGTTTTTAGCTGATGATAGATTTGAAACAAAGGTGTGTGTAACAGGTCAACATAGAGAAATGTTAGATCAAGTTTTAAATTTTTTTGATATCACACCAGATTATGATTTAAGCTTAATGAAGCCAAATCAGAACTTATATAACTTAACCGGCGAGGTTATTTCTGGTTTAAAACCTATTCTAGAATCTTTTAAACCGGATTTTGTATACGTTCATGGAGACACAACAACAACCATGGCAGCAAGTATAGCAGGTTTTTATTCCGGAGCTAAAGTTTGTCATGTAGAAGCAGGTTTAAGAACCAATAACATGTTGTCTCCGTTTCCAGAAGAAATGAATAGACAAGTTGCAGGTAGAGTAGCAACGTATCATTTTGCTCCAACTGTAAAATCTGAAGAAAATTTATTAAAAGAAAATACCTCTAAAGAAAGTATTGTAGTTACTGGAAATACTGTTATAGATGCTTTGTTAGAAAGCTCAAACAGAGTAGAAGATTTAGATAATGAAGAGGTTGTAGCTTTAAAAGAGGAAATTAATTTTAATAATAGAATTCTTCTAGTAACTGGGCATAGAAGAGAAAATCATGGACAAGGATTTATTAATATTTGTGCAGCATTAAAAGAGATAGCTTTAAAAAATCCTACTGTAGAAATTATTTATCCAGTACATTTAAATCCAAATGTATTAAAACCTGTAAATGAGCTTTTAGGAGATGTTAATAATATTCATTTAGTAAAACCACTTTCTTACCCATCTTTTGTTTGGTTAATGAACAAATCTTATTTAATTATAACAGATAGTGGAGGTGTACAAGAAGAAGCGCCAAGTTTAGGTAAACCTGTTCTTGTAATGAGAGATACCACTGAACGCCCAGAAGCTGTAGATGCAGGAACTGTTATTTTAGTTGGTACTAATACAGATAAAATTATAAAAGAAACACAAGAATTATTAGATAATTCAACAAAATATAACTCAATGAGTTCTTTACATAACCCTTATGGTGATGGAAAAGCATGTCAAAGAATAATCGATTTTATTTCAAAAATATAA
- a CDS encoding type I phosphomannose isomerase catalytic subunit produces the protein MYPIKFTPILKEKIWGGNKLVHLFNKKSTKDKIGESWEVSGLESNVSVVENGVLKGTGLKSLIKKYKHKIVGKQVYDNFGAEFPLLFKFIDASENLSIQLHPNDNLAKERHNSFGKTEMWYVLDAEENAKLYVGFKKGVNKSFYLEAIKNNNVLDLINKENIKKGDSFFIESGTIHAIGKGSLIAEIQQTSDITYRVFDWNRVDLEGNERELHTSLAIDALDFSKDNTCNLKYLNTINSTENILSCKYFKTNKLNVKGVFLRSLKEIDSFVVYMCVEGEGEISLEGNKESIKKGETILIPAKAMDLEVVSNNLLSLLEVYIPKNNEV, from the coding sequence GTGTATCCAATTAAGTTTACCCCTATTTTGAAAGAAAAAATTTGGGGAGGAAATAAATTGGTGCATTTATTTAATAAGAAAAGTACAAAAGATAAAATTGGTGAAAGTTGGGAGGTTTCAGGACTAGAATCTAATGTTTCTGTAGTAGAGAATGGAGTATTAAAAGGAACGGGTTTAAAATCACTAATTAAGAAATATAAACACAAAATTGTAGGAAAGCAAGTATATGATAATTTTGGTGCAGAATTTCCTTTATTATTTAAGTTTATAGACGCTTCAGAAAATTTATCTATACAGTTACACCCTAATGATAATTTAGCTAAAGAAAGACATAATTCTTTTGGGAAAACAGAGATGTGGTATGTTTTAGATGCCGAGGAAAACGCTAAGTTATATGTAGGTTTTAAAAAAGGTGTTAATAAAAGTTTTTACTTGGAAGCAATTAAAAATAATAATGTCTTAGATTTAATTAATAAAGAGAATATAAAAAAAGGAGATTCTTTTTTTATAGAATCAGGAACAATTCATGCAATAGGTAAAGGTAGTTTAATAGCAGAAATTCAACAAACTTCAGATATAACCTATAGAGTTTTTGATTGGAATAGGGTAGATTTAGAAGGAAATGAAAGAGAACTTCATACAAGTTTAGCTATAGACGCTCTAGACTTTTCAAAAGACAATACTTGTAATTTAAAATATTTAAATACTATAAATAGTACAGAAAATATACTTTCTTGTAAATATTTTAAAACAAATAAACTTAATGTTAAAGGTGTTTTTTTAAGAAGCCTAAAAGAAATAGATTCTTTTGTAGTATATATGTGTGTTGAAGGAGAAGGTGAAATTAGTTTAGAAGGAAATAAAGAGAGTATAAAGAAAGGAGAAACTATTTTAATTCCAGCTAAAGCTATGGATCTGGAAGTTGTATCAAATAACTTACTTTCTTTATTAGAAGTATATATACCGAAAAATAACGAGGTATAA